A single Rhodothermales bacterium DNA region contains:
- a CDS encoding T9SS type A sorting domain-containing protein yields the protein MRALICSLVLSAFFLPYAALGQTILVDAGVVTDGSSQAIGSEDVDDLVTPTQRTFAVTNGGAGTLNIASITSNGAEFTVTAVLPSGPPYDNNAGSFTVVFDPTAVGARSATITIVSGNAGNTPFSFTVTGTGTEADLSLTKSITANPSPTPASPTVTFQIDVLNQNNGAQSAASTGFTLTDTVPAGYDPATTTFGACVGFVTGGAGSASLTMTHPGLIVGASASCTFTAEVKDDPFSDSNSYQNSVSVTSASQHDSDPADNTATATATPVEADLRLSIEAVSYNPDTGALDMTVRVSNDGPSAASGVTVSIPELDATPFGGTAPVLTPSAGSHSTGTQIWTVGAVASSGSETLQFTSTLGDQHTFTLIADVAASAQFDGDSTPGNGNTGEDDYASHTVNQYDYGDLVGYGDPRHEIISGAATFSGSVDSESGTQAPNATGDDTNGIDDEGIILPTYLGAGVPGVIAVSASGGAFVSAWIDFDSDGNFTDAGEDFFSGPVGGGSTNLSVTPPTTSAGTRNARFRICSVQTDCDDPTENAPNGEVEDHVVTIIGVDFGDAPDTGVGTGAGNYETDISNDGPRHMTGTPVYLGAVAPDADPDARDDATANGDDAVGDDEDGVVFPHTLVSDATGTTASFTATNVGAGYLSVWVDWDANGVFGNNANEILTNNTVVAATGSAMYPFSIPASQATGSYFARARFCSTSMACNSPTGFASDGEVEDYQVSVLSATNADVTFTAPDDGFPGNPTFEISGGNLRLVVGGTTLFEVTGTPLNSFTFTGNASNNDLTVNMAGGDPIPSGGLTFNGGAGDDHLIVDLASAAGPNSTITFVGGSNVSTNPGDQITFTDTVAPTHVTSNVHTSASAGTASVDELDVVYSELEPVTFALSATVATFTYTGGAETITLDNGGSNDGSSRLTSTLGETNHFVNPSERLIINAGTGNDVVVVGELDTGGGPVYPTAGVNPGIYVNGDLAGDRITVDPSINYEIYADGGDPASCSDPDILDISLDATNNESFSTPVTGLKVSPLPITGTTPPLSVYQEDFEVFAFVTAELAITQFTVEDELSYPGEAVRVTVHLTNNGPDTGQCASVNLTSLTSVLEVDANSSSNMTGPVESEGTLNRSTMLWTMDEIQADATETLVFYGVVNTSLADTTAFTISAVGENTDPLASNNIAVDTLIVGQTFVIPAKLHAQSAEWVTPDSGLERMLLGLYQGSPGLTSAVLCRTPAPDGDLFTQQGLGDTYHECGEGLPHPLYVADLWLDDDGTNEGRVWLAAWGSGGLYYSDDEGETWTAAEPNLPGTTNSWLLVYSISEDVNDGTMYLSANNGLVFRTFDGGANWQQVSSLPRGSAETAWTLVAHPSNAGELYAGTAGRGVFRSVDFGYSWDQTSATEMAAKDALHIFDLEFGTNGSLYAGTSRGIWVTSNSGTSWAELDANQGSLTPTGVAPEIRKLAFGGDIANDGQPDLYGTAWGYGVVVNQTPFTGGAGTLGLFALRSTLVTLLAPTPDGELLLGDQGGVVEQHDPSALNVSLSVANEPPSELPTTAQLDQNHPNPFNPATSIRFAVPNADQVRLELLDVLGRHVATLVDGNLQAGWHEVRLDASALASGSYLYRLHTGAAVVTKTMTLLK from the coding sequence ATGAGGGCACTCATTTGCTCGCTCGTTCTGAGCGCGTTCTTTCTGCCGTACGCGGCGCTCGGTCAGACTATCCTTGTGGACGCCGGGGTAGTTACGGACGGGTCCTCGCAGGCTATCGGATCGGAGGACGTCGACGACCTTGTGACCCCTACGCAGCGCACCTTCGCCGTGACCAACGGCGGCGCTGGTACGCTCAACATCGCCTCGATCACGTCAAATGGAGCGGAGTTCACGGTGACCGCCGTCTTGCCGTCGGGTCCACCTTACGACAACAACGCCGGCAGCTTCACTGTGGTGTTTGACCCGACTGCGGTAGGCGCACGGTCAGCCACCATCACGATCGTGTCCGGGAATGCGGGCAATACACCCTTCTCGTTCACGGTTACCGGCACGGGAACGGAAGCAGATCTGTCGCTGACCAAGTCGATCACGGCAAACCCCAGCCCAACCCCGGCCTCTCCGACGGTCACGTTCCAGATCGACGTGCTGAACCAGAACAACGGGGCACAATCTGCGGCGTCTACGGGCTTCACACTCACCGATACGGTGCCCGCCGGATACGATCCGGCGACCACGACATTTGGTGCCTGTGTGGGGTTCGTGACTGGGGGCGCGGGCTCGGCCTCGCTGACCATGACCCACCCTGGGCTCATTGTGGGGGCGTCGGCAAGCTGCACATTTACCGCTGAAGTAAAGGACGACCCCTTTTCGGACAGCAACAGCTATCAGAACTCGGTATCCGTCACATCGGCCAGCCAGCACGATTCGGATCCCGCGGACAACACGGCAACCGCGACGGCGACTCCCGTCGAAGCCGACCTCCGTCTGTCCATTGAAGCGGTGAGCTACAATCCCGACACGGGCGCTCTGGACATGACCGTTCGGGTATCGAACGATGGGCCCAGTGCCGCATCTGGCGTGACCGTAAGCATTCCGGAGCTGGACGCGACACCGTTCGGTGGTACTGCGCCAGTGCTCACCCCATCCGCGGGAAGTCACAGCACCGGCACGCAGATCTGGACGGTGGGTGCCGTCGCGAGCTCTGGCTCCGAGACCCTGCAGTTCACCTCGACGCTCGGTGATCAACACACCTTCACGCTCATTGCGGATGTGGCTGCCTCAGCGCAGTTTGACGGGGACTCCACGCCGGGGAACGGCAATACTGGTGAGGATGACTATGCCTCGCACACGGTCAACCAGTACGACTACGGGGACCTCGTCGGATATGGAGACCCCCGCCACGAGATCATCAGCGGCGCTGCAACCTTCAGCGGGTCTGTCGACTCGGAGTCGGGCACCCAGGCGCCCAACGCCACCGGAGACGACACGAATGGCATCGACGACGAAGGGATCATTCTGCCCACCTACCTGGGAGCTGGCGTCCCCGGCGTGATCGCCGTCAGTGCAAGCGGCGGCGCCTTTGTGAGCGCCTGGATCGACTTTGACAGCGACGGCAACTTTACGGATGCCGGGGAGGATTTCTTCTCCGGACCTGTGGGCGGCGGATCGACGAATCTATCCGTCACGCCGCCGACCACTTCGGCAGGCACCCGCAATGCCCGCTTCCGGATTTGTTCGGTGCAGACGGATTGCGACGACCCGACTGAGAACGCTCCGAATGGTGAGGTGGAGGACCACGTCGTCACGATTATAGGCGTGGACTTCGGAGACGCCCCGGACACCGGAGTCGGGACGGGAGCCGGCAACTATGAAACGGACATCTCCAATGATGGTCCGCGCCACATGACCGGAACGCCAGTCTATCTGGGTGCGGTGGCGCCGGACGCCGATCCCGATGCGAGGGACGACGCGACGGCAAACGGGGACGATGCGGTCGGGGACGACGAGGACGGGGTAGTCTTTCCCCACACCCTGGTGTCGGACGCCACGGGCACGACGGCCTCCTTCACGGCGACCAATGTCGGCGCCGGTTATCTCAGCGTCTGGGTTGACTGGGACGCGAACGGCGTCTTCGGCAACAACGCCAATGAGATTCTGACCAACAACACGGTGGTCGCCGCCACAGGATCGGCCATGTACCCGTTTTCGATTCCGGCGTCACAGGCCACCGGCTCCTATTTCGCGCGAGCCCGTTTTTGCAGCACCAGCATGGCATGCAACTCCCCCACCGGTTTTGCGAGCGATGGGGAAGTGGAGGACTACCAGGTGTCCGTGCTGTCGGCCACCAATGCGGATGTCACGTTTACCGCTCCGGACGATGGATTCCCCGGTAACCCGACCTTCGAAATCAGCGGTGGCAACCTGCGCCTGGTCGTGGGCGGCACGACCTTGTTCGAGGTCACCGGCACGCCACTGAACTCGTTCACGTTTACCGGCAACGCCAGCAACAACGACCTCACCGTCAACATGGCCGGGGGAGACCCCATCCCGAGCGGAGGTCTGACCTTCAACGGCGGCGCGGGAGACGATCACCTGATTGTCGATCTCGCCTCCGCCGCAGGACCAAACTCCACCATCACGTTCGTCGGTGGCAGCAATGTCAGCACCAATCCGGGTGATCAGATCACCTTCACCGACACGGTGGCTCCGACCCACGTGACTTCGAACGTGCACACGAGCGCGTCCGCTGGTACCGCGTCGGTCGACGAGCTGGATGTGGTCTATTCCGAGCTTGAGCCGGTCACTTTCGCCCTGAGCGCGACGGTCGCGACCTTCACGTATACCGGTGGTGCGGAAACCATCACCCTCGACAACGGAGGCTCCAATGACGGCTCTTCACGACTCACCTCGACGTTGGGCGAAACCAACCACTTTGTCAACCCGAGCGAACGCCTGATCATCAATGCGGGCACCGGCAACGACGTGGTAGTCGTGGGTGAACTGGATACAGGCGGTGGCCCGGTATACCCGACAGCAGGCGTCAATCCCGGCATCTACGTGAACGGCGACCTCGCCGGGGACCGCATTACCGTGGATCCCAGCATCAACTACGAGATCTACGCCGACGGGGGCGACCCGGCAAGCTGTAGCGACCCGGACATCCTTGATATCAGCCTGGATGCTACCAACAATGAGAGTTTTTCGACCCCGGTAACCGGCCTGAAGGTCTCGCCGCTTCCCATCACCGGCACCACGCCGCCCCTGTCCGTCTACCAGGAGGACTTTGAGGTCTTTGCCTTTGTCACCGCCGAACTGGCCATCACCCAGTTCACCGTGGAGGACGAACTCTCATACCCCGGAGAGGCGGTACGAGTCACCGTGCATCTGACCAACAACGGCCCGGATACGGGACAGTGTGCATCGGTCAATCTGACCTCGCTGACAAGCGTGCTCGAGGTCGATGCCAACAGCAGTTCCAACATGACGGGGCCGGTGGAGTCCGAAGGCACGCTCAACCGCAGTACCATGCTGTGGACCATGGACGAGATTCAGGCGGACGCCACTGAAACGCTCGTCTTCTACGGCGTGGTCAACACGTCGCTGGCAGACACGACTGCCTTCACCATCTCAGCAGTCGGCGAGAACACGGATCCGCTGGCCTCCAACAACATCGCGGTAGACACGCTGATCGTGGGGCAGACGTTTGTGATTCCCGCAAAGCTGCATGCCCAGTCCGCCGAGTGGGTCACGCCCGATTCGGGACTGGAGCGCATGCTGCTCGGCCTGTACCAGGGATCGCCCGGTCTCACGTCTGCCGTGCTGTGCCGAACGCCTGCCCCCGACGGTGACCTGTTCACCCAGCAGGGCCTGGGTGATACCTACCACGAGTGTGGTGAGGGCCTGCCCCACCCGCTGTATGTCGCGGACCTCTGGTTGGACGATGACGGCACCAACGAGGGTCGTGTGTGGCTCGCCGCCTGGGGCTCCGGAGGGCTCTACTACTCTGACGATGAGGGCGAAACCTGGACGGCGGCCGAGCCCAATCTGCCAGGCACCACCAACAGTTGGCTGCTGGTGTACTCTATCTCCGAGGACGTCAACGACGGCACGATGTATCTATCGGCCAACAATGGCCTTGTCTTCCGCACCTTTGACGGAGGGGCCAACTGGCAGCAGGTCTCCTCACTTCCGCGGGGTTCGGCGGAGACCGCCTGGACGTTGGTCGCTCACCCCAGCAATGCCGGAGAGTTGTATGCCGGCACGGCCGGGCGCGGGGTCTTCCGGTCCGTTGATTTCGGCTACAGCTGGGATCAGACGTCCGCGACGGAAATGGCCGCAAAGGATGCCCTCCACATTTTCGACCTGGAGTTCGGCACCAACGGGTCCCTGTATGCGGGCACTTCGCGAGGCATTTGGGTAACGAGCAACTCCGGCACCAGCTGGGCAGAACTTGATGCCAACCAGGGCTCGCTGACCCCGACGGGCGTCGCCCCGGAGATCCGCAAGCTGGCCTTTGGCGGCGATATCGCCAACGACGGCCAACCGGACCTGTATGGTACTGCGTGGGGCTACGGCGTTGTGGTCAACCAGACCCCCTTCACTGGAGGAGCGGGCACGCTGGGCCTGTTTGCCTTGCGCTCCACGCTGGTGACGCTGCTGGCGCCGACGCCCGACGGAGAACTCCTTCTGGGAGACCAGGGAGGCGTCGTGGAGCAGCACGACCCGAGCGCGCTCAACGTCAGCCTCTCGGTTGCAAATGAGCCACCTTCAGAACTTCCGACGACGGCACAACTGGACCAGAATCATCCAAACCCGTTCAATCCGGCGACATCGATCAGATTTGCGGTCCCGAATGCGGACCAGGTTCGGCTGGAGCTGTTGGATGTACTGGGGCGCCACGTGGCAACCCTGGTGGACGGCAACCTGCAAGCAGGCTGGCACGAGGTCCGGCTGGATGCGAGTGCGCTTGCCAGCGGGTCCTACCTGTACCGACTCCATACCGGGGCAGCGGTCGTCACCAAGACCATGACGCTGCTCAAGTGA
- a CDS encoding T9SS type A sorting domain-containing protein, which produces MRVFLLAVAAVLVNPVSAQPARWIDTADDPVLHRSLTLDSPVATLAPTAGEWMSGFAFPYHGVSNVVTAVASDGRDVFVAGNFTMAGGIQARHIVRWDLQSGTWHPMGDGLNGPPEDLLVASDGMLYAAGSFTRADGRTATALARWDPATEAWSAVGGGLNNVASSIIEDGHGGLIVGGFFSRAGGTEARGIARLDLATGTWMPFGDGLDNLVIDLAISPSGELYATGDFTRSGSALMPGIAKWNPGADRWESLGVGLSSMGRALAFDGSGRLWVGGLFQGAGGEYAPYLAIWHPESGSWQAPESAPNGRVDVLFTRPDGLIAVGGNFQTAGSSAANGIVLLDPDSRTWQPLLEGANSTVMAVESLSDGRLVVGGAFTSAGRLPADAVAIWEGDAGWHHLKPVRDGNGLDGPVSAMVSDRKGGFWVAGQFHRAAGETLRFLGHWDPVRATWTRMDAEPNAPVEALAVDTQGRLIAGGSFTRVGATPIAFVARFDPADGTWSPLGAGLHGVVRALAVGKDGEVYAGGHFKQEGSVGFNHIARWDPASDSWQSMSGGTNRPVVALAMGPDGSIYAGGDFSTAGHQAARGIARWHAGQEVWYTLGSGLNSTVRAIAVGPDGRVYAGGLFSRAGGQRADFVAAWSPDDFAWTALGSGLNNQSRALAVLPDGRLVVGGSFSKAGGREARRVALWDPSNQAWLAAGPGVDNTVTTVAALEEGFLVGGYFNEAGAEVSNFLAHWTEASGVQTEQPDEGPGLDLWPNPASDRIHVRPPPSERVQRIELFDVSGRRVPLRFSAGTADVSSLPPGLYFVRMRTDKTTHSRPLIVD; this is translated from the coding sequence GTGAGAGTATTTCTCCTGGCTGTGGCGGCGGTCCTGGTGAATCCCGTCAGCGCTCAGCCCGCCCGCTGGATCGACACGGCAGACGACCCGGTTCTGCATCGTTCCCTGACACTGGACAGTCCGGTCGCGACCCTCGCGCCGACAGCGGGCGAGTGGATGTCGGGATTCGCCTTTCCGTACCACGGGGTCTCGAACGTCGTGACGGCCGTGGCTTCCGATGGCCGAGACGTGTTCGTGGCCGGCAACTTCACCATGGCCGGCGGCATCCAGGCCCGCCACATCGTGCGATGGGACCTGCAGTCGGGTACCTGGCACCCCATGGGCGATGGACTCAACGGCCCGCCGGAGGATCTGCTGGTGGCTTCAGACGGCATGCTGTACGCCGCCGGCTCGTTCACCCGGGCCGATGGGCGCACGGCCACGGCGCTGGCGCGCTGGGATCCCGCGACCGAGGCATGGTCTGCCGTCGGAGGGGGGCTGAACAACGTCGCGTCCTCCATCATCGAAGACGGCCACGGTGGCCTGATCGTGGGGGGCTTCTTCTCCAGGGCTGGTGGCACGGAAGCCCGTGGTATCGCCCGACTCGACCTGGCCACCGGCACCTGGATGCCGTTTGGCGACGGACTGGACAACCTGGTCATAGACCTCGCGATCTCGCCCTCCGGTGAGTTGTACGCCACCGGAGACTTCACGCGCTCGGGCTCCGCACTCATGCCCGGGATCGCGAAATGGAATCCCGGTGCAGATCGTTGGGAGTCCCTCGGCGTCGGGCTTTCCAGCATGGGGCGGGCGCTTGCATTTGACGGTAGCGGCCGCCTCTGGGTCGGAGGGCTCTTTCAGGGGGCAGGCGGGGAGTATGCTCCCTATCTGGCCATCTGGCACCCGGAGTCCGGATCCTGGCAGGCACCGGAAAGCGCTCCGAATGGGCGCGTCGATGTGCTCTTCACGCGTCCGGACGGGCTCATTGCGGTCGGAGGAAACTTCCAGACAGCGGGTTCAAGCGCCGCCAACGGCATCGTGCTGCTGGATCCTGACAGCCGCACGTGGCAACCCCTGCTTGAGGGCGCGAACAGCACCGTTATGGCCGTTGAGAGCCTGTCAGACGGCCGGTTGGTGGTCGGTGGGGCTTTCACTTCGGCCGGCCGCTTGCCTGCAGATGCCGTGGCCATCTGGGAAGGAGACGCAGGCTGGCATCACCTGAAGCCTGTCCGGGACGGCAACGGACTGGACGGGCCGGTCTCGGCCATGGTCTCTGACCGAAAGGGCGGATTCTGGGTCGCCGGTCAGTTCCACCGAGCCGCCGGTGAGACACTGCGCTTCCTCGGGCACTGGGATCCCGTTCGTGCAACCTGGACCCGGATGGATGCCGAGCCGAATGCGCCCGTGGAGGCATTGGCAGTCGACACCCAGGGCCGGCTGATCGCTGGCGGCAGCTTCACCAGAGTCGGCGCGACGCCCATCGCTTTTGTGGCACGGTTTGATCCAGCCGATGGGACCTGGTCACCACTGGGCGCGGGCCTGCACGGTGTCGTGCGCGCGCTCGCCGTCGGAAAAGACGGCGAGGTCTACGCAGGCGGGCATTTCAAGCAGGAGGGCAGTGTGGGCTTCAATCACATCGCCCGTTGGGATCCAGCCTCCGACAGCTGGCAGTCCATGAGCGGTGGCACCAATCGACCTGTGGTGGCTCTTGCCATGGGTCCCGATGGCAGCATCTATGCCGGCGGCGATTTCTCGACGGCCGGGCACCAGGCGGCCAGGGGCATAGCGCGCTGGCACGCCGGCCAGGAGGTGTGGTACACCCTGGGATCCGGGCTCAATTCCACGGTTCGTGCCATCGCGGTCGGCCCGGATGGACGCGTCTATGCGGGCGGACTGTTCTCCCGCGCGGGTGGGCAGCGGGCCGATTTTGTCGCGGCGTGGTCCCCCGATGATTTTGCCTGGACCGCCCTTGGTTCAGGCCTGAACAACCAAAGCCGAGCCCTTGCCGTGCTCCCGGATGGTCGACTCGTAGTCGGCGGCAGTTTTTCCAAGGCGGGGGGACGCGAAGCGCGTCGGGTCGCACTCTGGGATCCCTCCAACCAGGCCTGGCTGGCCGCCGGGCCGGGAGTCGACAACACGGTGACCACGGTCGCGGCTCTGGAGGAAGGTTTCCTGGTCGGAGGATACTTCAACGAGGCCGGCGCCGAGGTTTCCAACTTTCTGGCCCATTGGACCGAGGCGTCAGGCGTGCAGACCGAGCAGCCGGACGAGGGTCCGGGGCTGGACCTGTGGCCGAATCCCGCGTCCGATCGCATTCACGTGCGTCCACCCCCTTCTGAACGGGTACAGCGCATCGAACTCTTCGATGTGAGCGGCCGGCGCGTGCCGTTGCGCTTTTCTGCAGGCACGGCGGATGTATCGTCGTTGCCTCCCGGACTGTATTTCGTGCGCATGCGCACGGACAAGACCACACACTCCCGTCCACTGATCGTGGATTAG